The genomic window GACGCGTAGGCCCGCGGTCGGGCTGCCACCAATTTTTGGTCACATCCGAATGCGACCCCTCGGCCCCGCACTTCGAGTGCCGACACGACGCCAATCACCCGAATTAGAAGCAGCAGCCTTGGTCGGAAACTACGGCCACTTCCAGTTCATGATCACCGGTCACGTGAAGCGAGGTATGCGACCAAAACAGGATGCATTGAGTTTTCGCTTTGCTGAGCTGGCACGGATCACATCCCGCTCCTCGATTATTCGCCTGCCGTTCGGCGCGCGGAGGCGTGGCTGGCGGGTGTTGTCGTGTCGTAGGAAGCCACATCGAAGCGTTTGGTTTGTCGACGGAAGCGGAAAGTGAAGTCAGGCCACAACGTCGTGTTGTTGCCGTGGGCATCCAGATACCAACTTCCGCAACCACCGGTCATCCACACCGACCCGGCAAGCTTGTCCTGCAGCTCGGCGTGATAGGCGTCGAGAACCTCTGGCTTTACTTCGACAGTACGTAAAACTCTGTCTTGCATGACATTCAGCGCATCGATGAGGTAGTTGAGCTGCGATTCGATCATGTACACCATCGATGTGTGGCCGAGTCCGGTGTTGGGCCCGACCAAAACGAACATGTTCGGGAAGTTGGTCATGGTGGCGCCTTTGTAAGCACGCATCCCCTGTTCGGCGAAGGTGTCGCTGAGACTGTGCCCGTCGACGCCGCATATCCTCTGGAACATCGGTGAATCGGTGACGTGGAACCCGGTGGCGATCACGATGGCGTCAACCGGTCGAGCCGTGCCGTCCTCGGTCACGATCGCGTCGGCGCGGATCTCGGCGATGCCGTCAGTGACCACCTCGACGTGTTCCCGGTCAAGGGCGGGATAGTAATCGTTGGCGATCAGCATTCGCTTGCACCCGATGCGGAAGTTGGGGGTCACCTTCTTGCGCAACTCCGGGTCCTTGATCTCGAACCGGATCTTGCTCCGGGAGATGAGCTCGAAGGGGAGCATGAACCGAGGGGCTTTGGCCAGACCGACCACCTGAGTCTCACGAGCAAGGTAGATACCGGCGCGGGCCAGCCGCATGAGGGCGGGAACTCGGCGAAATAGCCACCGCTCGGCGGCGGTGAAGGGGCGATCGAAGCGGGGCAGCAGCCAAGGTGCGGTGCGCTGGTAGACGTCCATATGGCTGACCGTGTCCACGATTGCCGGAATGATCTGGATCCCGGAGGCGCCGGTTCCGATCACTGCTACCCGCTTCCCCGACAGATCCGCGTCGTGGTTCCAGCGCGCCGAGTGGAAAAGCTCACCGGTGAAGTCTTCGATGCCGGCTATGGGTGGGAGCTTCGGTTCGGCCAGCGCTCCGAACGCGGCCACCAGGACGTCTGCGGTGACGGCGCCGCGGCTAGTGGTGAGTTCCCACCGGAGGTGATCGCGCTGCCACCGTGCGTTGGTTACTTCACAGTTGAAAACATGGCGGTCCAAGACCCCGGCGTCGCGCGCGACCCGCCGGAGGTAGTCCTGGATCTCGGGCTGGGTGGAAAACGAGCGTGTCCAATCCGGGTTCGGCGCAAAGGAATAGGAGTACAAGTGGGACGGGACGTCGCACGCGGCTCCGGGATAGGTGTTGTCGCGCCAGGTACCGCCGACTTCGCTGCCGCGTTCGAAGACCAGGAAGTCGTTGTGGCCCGACTCGGCCAGCCGGATCGCGGCGCCCAGACCGGAGAATCCACTTCCGATGACGGCGACCTTGACGTGGCGACTGATGTTGTCCTGCTGCGGTTCTGAGGTGTCGGGCATCGGGTGGCCTTCCTTAGTCGGCGTCGTTGGGTTGGTGGGTTGGCTTCGCCGCCTGTCTTGGGCTCGCCAGTAGGGTCGGTTTGGTCCGCCCCCGAAGCTTGGTTTCCTCGCCGAATTCCCAGCAGCCCTGTTCCTGAGAATCGCTGGCGCGGACCGCAACCGCCGAAGCCAGGACGTGCGATGGAGTCGATTTGGCCAACTCGCACAACCGGGCAGCCTCGTTGACCGGATCACCGATCACCGTGTACTCGAAACGTTCGTATGCGCCGACGTTGCCGGCCACCACAGTGCCGGCGGCGATACCGACGCCGGCGGGACATTCCGGTACCTCGTCGACGAGCCGCTGCGCGATGCTGCGAGCAGCGGCCAGGGCATCCGTCTCTGGTGATTGCGCGGGGACTGGCGCGCCGAAGATGGCCAGGGTCGCGTCACCCTCGAACTTGTTGATCAGCCCTCTGCGGGCGTTGACCTCGTCGATGATGACGGTGAAGAAGCGGTTGAGGAGATCGACGACCTCGGTGGGCGCACGCTCGGCGACCAACTCGGTAGAGCCGATGATATCGACGAAAAGGATTGCCACGTGGCGTTCCTCGCCGCCCAGCTCGATCTCCTGGTTCTCCGCGGCGGCGGCGACTTCCCGTCCGACGTGGCGGCC from Mycobacterium kubicae includes these protein-coding regions:
- a CDS encoding flavin-containing monooxygenase, with the protein product MPDTSEPQQDNISRHVKVAVIGSGFSGLGAAIRLAESGHNDFLVFERGSEVGGTWRDNTYPGAACDVPSHLYSYSFAPNPDWTRSFSTQPEIQDYLRRVARDAGVLDRHVFNCEVTNARWQRDHLRWELTTSRGAVTADVLVAAFGALAEPKLPPIAGIEDFTGELFHSARWNHDADLSGKRVAVIGTGASGIQIIPAIVDTVSHMDVYQRTAPWLLPRFDRPFTAAERWLFRRVPALMRLARAGIYLARETQVVGLAKAPRFMLPFELISRSKIRFEIKDPELRKKVTPNFRIGCKRMLIANDYYPALDREHVEVVTDGIAEIRADAIVTEDGTARPVDAIVIATGFHVTDSPMFQRICGVDGHSLSDTFAEQGMRAYKGATMTNFPNMFVLVGPNTGLGHTSMVYMIESQLNYLIDALNVMQDRVLRTVEVKPEVLDAYHAELQDKLAGSVWMTGGCGSWYLDAHGNNTTLWPDFTFRFRRQTKRFDVASYDTTTPASHASARRTAGE